From the Clostridium putrefaciens genome, one window contains:
- a CDS encoding sulfide/dihydroorotate dehydrogenase-like FAD/NAD-binding protein: protein MYKIVKKRALASNIYLMDIEAPRVAKSCQPGQFVIIKMDEKGERIPLTICDYDREMGTVSIVFQTLGESTKIMASYEEGEYFTDFVGPLGRPSDMVHEDIEELKNKKIMFIAGGVGTAPVYPQVKWLNKRGIDADVIVGTKTKDLLILEDELKSVAGNLYVATDDGSYGFKGLVTECLKDLVKNQGKHYDLVVAIGPMIMMKFVVMLTKELNIPTVVSLNPIMVDGTGMCGACRVTVGNEVKFACVDGPEFDGHLVNFDEAMRRQTMYKTQEGRKVLKKEEGDTHHGGGCGCGGDK from the coding sequence ATGTACAAAATAGTTAAGAAAAGAGCATTAGCATCTAATATTTATTTAATGGACATAGAGGCGCCTAGAGTTGCTAAATCATGTCAGCCAGGACAATTCGTTATAATTAAGATGGATGAAAAGGGTGAAAGAATACCGCTTACAATATGTGATTATGACAGAGAAATGGGAACGGTTTCTATCGTATTTCAAACACTTGGTGAATCAACAAAAATAATGGCAAGCTATGAAGAAGGAGAATATTTCACTGATTTCGTAGGACCACTTGGAAGACCTTCTGATATGGTTCATGAAGATATAGAAGAGCTAAAAAATAAAAAGATAATGTTTATTGCTGGTGGAGTTGGAACAGCACCTGTTTACCCACAAGTTAAGTGGTTAAATAAAAGAGGTATAGATGCAGATGTAATCGTTGGAACAAAAACTAAAGATCTTTTAATATTAGAAGATGAACTTAAATCTGTAGCAGGAAATTTATATGTAGCAACAGATGATGGGTCTTATGGATTTAAAGGGCTAGTTACTGAATGTCTTAAAGACTTAGTAAAAAATCAAGGAAAACATTATGACTTAGTAGTTGCAATAGGACCTATGATAATGATGAAGTTCGTTGTAATGCTTACTAAGGAATTAAATATACCAACAGTTGTTAGTTTAAATCCTATAATGGTTGATGGGACAGGCATGTGTGGTGCTTGTAGAGTAACTGTTGGAAATGAAGTTAAATTTGCCTGTGTGGATGGACCTGAATTTGATGGTCACTTAGTTAATTTTGATGAAGCAATGAGAAGACAAACTATGTATAAAACACAAGAGGGAAGAAAAGTATTAAAGAAAGAAGAAGGGGACACACATCATGGCGGTGGTTGTGGCTGCGGAGGTGATAAATAA
- a CDS encoding iron-containing alcohol dehydrogenase produces MNRFTLPRDIYFGEGSMEVLKTLKGKKAIIVTGGSSMQKFGFLDKVESYLKEAGIETKRIEGVEPDPSVETVMKGAETMRSFEPDLIVAIGGGSPIDAAKAMWIFYEHPETTFDDVKDPFTVPELRNKARFVAIPSTSGTATEVTAFSVITDYKLGIKYPLADFNLTPDIAIVDPSLAETMPKVLTSYTGMDALTHAIEAYVASLRSAFSDPLAMQSITMIKKYLFNSYNGDKYAREEMHIAQCLAGMAFSNALLGITHSMAHKTGAVFHVPHGCANAIYLPYVIQFNKKACGDRYAEIARNLALEGNNEEELIASLINMIKAMNESMGIPKTLKEYGIKEEDFKDNVKRVSTNAILDACTGSNPREISEEEMEKLFTCIYYGNEVNF; encoded by the coding sequence ATGAACAGATTTACATTACCAAGAGATATATACTTTGGAGAAGGATCTATGGAAGTATTGAAAACTTTAAAAGGTAAAAAAGCCATTATAGTAACTGGTGGAAGTTCAATGCAAAAATTTGGATTTTTAGATAAGGTAGAAAGCTATTTAAAAGAGGCTGGAATAGAAACAAAGAGAATTGAAGGGGTAGAACCAGACCCATCAGTAGAAACAGTAATGAAGGGTGCAGAAACAATGAGGTCCTTTGAGCCAGACTTAATAGTAGCTATTGGTGGAGGGTCACCTATAGATGCAGCTAAGGCTATGTGGATATTTTATGAGCATCCTGAAACAACCTTTGATGATGTAAAAGATCCATTTACAGTACCTGAATTAAGAAATAAAGCAAGATTTGTAGCAATACCATCAACTAGTGGTACAGCTACAGAAGTTACAGCCTTTTCAGTTATAACTGATTATAAATTAGGTATAAAATACCCATTAGCAGATTTTAATTTAACTCCAGATATAGCTATAGTGGATCCAAGTCTTGCTGAAACTATGCCAAAAGTTTTGACATCTTACACAGGAATGGATGCTTTAACTCATGCTATAGAAGCTTACGTTGCATCTTTAAGATCGGCCTTTTCAGACCCACTTGCAATGCAATCTATAACAATGATAAAGAAATATTTATTTAACTCCTATAATGGTGATAAATATGCAAGAGAAGAGATGCATATAGCGCAATGTTTAGCTGGTATGGCATTTAGTAATGCACTACTTGGAATAACTCATAGTATGGCTCATAAAACAGGTGCAGTATTCCACGTTCCACATGGTTGTGCCAATGCGATATACCTTCCTTATGTAATTCAATTTAATAAAAAGGCCTGTGGAGATAGATATGCTGAAATAGCTAGAAATTTAGCACTTGAAGGAAATAATGAAGAAGAACTTATAGCTTCATTAATTAATATGATAAAAGCAATGAATGAATCTATGGGAATACCTAAGACTTTAAAAGAGTATGGAATAAAAGAAGAAGACTTTAAAGATAATGTAAAAAGAGTGTCTACTAATGCGATTTTAGATGCCTGTACAGGATCTAATCCAAGAGAAATAAGTGAAGAAGAGATGGAAAAGCTATTTACTTGTATTTATTATGGAAATGAAGTTAACTTTTAG
- a CDS encoding sigma-54-dependent Fis family transcriptional regulator: protein MYDKKKKEEIIKNSHQRSKVYGIEKERTFSKKILMGNEVSSALDKNKELIEVAFEFINMLYDFLDTSGFIIFLTDNEGCILNIIGDKKIIESAKRLDMVVGTYMDEKNIGTNAMGTAIKEDAPIQISEKEHFINVYHRWTCSAAPIHNTNGKIIGTLNLTGNSELVHPHTLGLVVAAVKSIENQLKVESSKRRLTEAYQYMNVIMNSISSGIIAVDKEGIVNSINDEACIMLNLNRNEIINNSIESMFYNWEHYFRILKDNKRFEDEEISLNINGVRKGYNISIYPIYYEDKKLQGMVILLKDIQNVFNLVNKYTGMKARYTFEDFIGESIEVKKIKEYAKGVANSPSTVLIEGESGTGKEVLAQAIHNYSNRRNRGFVAINCGAISKNLIESELFGYDDGAFTGAKKGGKLGKFELAKGGTLFLDEIGEMPMDMQVNLLRVLQEGVITRVGGNKYINVDARIIAATNKDLRKEVARGTFRQDLYYRLSVIPIIIPPLRERRDDILLLIEHFLKIKSKRLNKSIPAISKKDYNKLLNYNFEGNVRELENFIEKVVNFNGNVDYDFIGNGPDINYEVSIDKVNLIEEDYLCSLEELEKNAIICCLKKFDGNITKVSSVLNIGRNTLYRKIKKYNIGGIGNEF, encoded by the coding sequence TTGTACGATAAAAAGAAAAAGGAAGAAATCATAAAAAACTCTCATCAAAGAAGTAAGGTATACGGAATAGAAAAAGAAAGGACATTTTCAAAGAAAATACTTATGGGTAATGAAGTAAGTAGTGCTTTAGATAAAAATAAAGAATTAATAGAGGTAGCTTTTGAATTCATAAATATGCTCTATGACTTTTTAGATACTTCTGGGTTTATTATATTTTTAACCGACAATGAAGGGTGTATATTAAATATAATAGGAGATAAAAAGATTATAGAATCAGCTAAAAGGTTAGATATGGTGGTAGGTACATATATGGACGAAAAAAACATAGGAACTAACGCCATGGGTACAGCCATAAAGGAAGATGCACCTATTCAAATATCGGAAAAAGAACATTTTATTAATGTATATCACAGGTGGACGTGTTCAGCAGCGCCTATACATAATACAAATGGAAAGATAATAGGTACATTAAATCTTACAGGTAATAGTGAACTTGTTCATCCTCATACATTAGGTCTTGTAGTGGCAGCGGTTAAATCTATAGAAAATCAGTTAAAAGTAGAAAGCTCTAAAAGAAGGTTAACAGAAGCTTATCAATATATGAATGTTATAATGAACTCTATATCCTCTGGCATAATTGCTGTAGATAAAGAAGGAATTGTAAATAGTATAAATGATGAGGCTTGCATTATGTTAAATTTAAATAGAAATGAGATAATAAATAACTCTATAGAAAGCATGTTTTATAACTGGGAACACTACTTTAGAATTTTAAAAGATAACAAAAGGTTTGAAGATGAGGAAATAAGTTTAAATATAAATGGAGTGAGAAAAGGCTATAATATAAGTATATATCCAATATATTATGAGGATAAAAAGCTTCAGGGTATGGTGATACTTTTAAAGGATATACAAAATGTATTCAACCTAGTAAATAAATATACAGGGATGAAAGCTAGGTACACCTTTGAGGACTTTATTGGAGAAAGTATTGAAGTGAAAAAGATAAAAGAATATGCTAAAGGAGTTGCAAATAGTCCATCTACAGTGCTTATAGAGGGAGAAAGTGGAACGGGTAAGGAAGTACTCGCTCAAGCTATTCATAACTATAGCAATAGACGAAATAGAGGATTTGTAGCTATAAATTGTGGAGCTATATCAAAAAATCTTATAGAAAGCGAACTCTTTGGTTATGATGATGGAGCATTCACTGGAGCAAAAAAAGGAGGCAAGCTAGGAAAGTTCGAACTTGCAAAGGGTGGGACTTTATTTTTAGATGAAATAGGGGAGATGCCAATGGATATGCAAGTAAACTTACTTAGGGTTCTTCAAGAAGGTGTAATAACAAGAGTTGGTGGAAATAAGTACATTAATGTAGATGCTAGAATAATCGCTGCAACTAATAAGGATCTTAGAAAAGAAGTGGCAAGAGGTACGTTTAGGCAAGATCTTTATTATAGATTAAGTGTAATACCTATTATAATACCTCCACTTAGAGAAAGACGGGATGATATATTATTACTTATAGAACATTTCTTAAAAATTAAGAGTAAAAGACTCAATAAATCCATACCGGCTATAAGTAAAAAAGATTATAACAAACTTTTAAATTATAACTTTGAGGGAAATGTAAGAGAACTTGAAAACTTTATAGAGAAAGTAGTAAATTTTAATGGCAATGTAGATTATGATTTTATAGGTAATGGTCCAGATATAAATTATGAGGTTTCTATAGACAAAGTTAATTTAATTGAAGAAGATTATTTATGTTCTCTAGAAGAACTTGAAAAAAATGCTATAATTTGTTGTTTAAAAAAGTTTGATGGTAATATAACAAAAGTTTCATCAGTATTAAATATAGGTAGAAATACATTATATAGAAAGATAAAAAAATATAACATTGGGGGAATAGGGAATGAGTTTTAA